Proteins encoded within one genomic window of Calderihabitans maritimus:
- a CDS encoding DUF4194 domain-containing protein gives MSWYQQYEEFTNKEKETFREAANLLLRQTFLVSEREADRPYYRFVERYLEVFTGYFLLSGWDLMHIKRLAVIQLYNRYEKNRYNFTLQETIFLFILRLLYEEKQRDLRLTQQVLVSGRDIQEKYMALQIRNRLPAQEDMQRILRLFNRFSLLDLKRGHWKETDAVYVLYPSLTLVLDITGMENLAQWIAEQGVKEGLEDEISDQD, from the coding sequence TTGAGCTGGTACCAGCAGTATGAGGAATTTACCAACAAAGAAAAAGAGACCTTCCGGGAAGCAGCCAACCTGCTTTTGCGACAGACATTCCTCGTTAGTGAGCGGGAGGCGGACCGTCCTTATTATCGTTTTGTAGAACGTTATCTTGAGGTATTTACCGGTTACTTTCTCCTCTCCGGATGGGATTTGATGCATATAAAACGCCTGGCAGTTATTCAGCTTTATAACCGTTATGAAAAAAACCGTTATAATTTTACCCTGCAGGAAACCATTTTTCTTTTCATCCTTCGTTTACTTTACGAGGAAAAACAGCGGGACCTGCGTTTGACTCAACAGGTACTGGTATCCGGGCGGGATATCCAGGAAAAATACATGGCTTTACAAATCAGAAACCGCCTGCCGGCCCAGGAGGATATGCAGAGAATACTTAGGCTGTTCAACCGTTTTTCTCTTTTAGATCTCAAGCGGGGCCATTGGAAGGAAACAGATGCCGTTTACGTCCTCTACCCTTCGCTGACCCTGGTACTGGACATAACCGGTATGGAAAACCTGGCTCAGTGGATTGCTGAACAAGGGGTAAAGGAGGGGCTGGAGGATGAGATCTCTGACCAAGATTAA